A genomic window from Chaetodon trifascialis isolate fChaTrf1 chromosome 22, fChaTrf1.hap1, whole genome shotgun sequence includes:
- the gdi2 gene encoding rab GDP dissociation inhibitor beta: MNEEYDVIVLGTGLTECILSGIMSVKGKKVLHMDRNAYYGAESASITPLEDLYKRFNLPGKPPESMGKTRDWNVDLVPKFLMANGQLVRMLLITQVTRYLDFKVIEGSFVYKGGKIHKVPSTETEALASSLMGLFEKRRFKKFLSFIANFDESDPKTMEDVDPKKTTMRDVFKKFNLSQDVLEFTGHSLALYRTDEYLDQPCIETINRIKLYSESLARYGKSPYLYPLYGLGELPQGFARLSAIYGGTYMLNKPIEEIVMENGKVVGVKSEGEIARCKQLICDPSYVMDRTNKVGQVIRAICILSHPIGNTGEVNSCQIIIPQYQVNRKHDIYVCLISFAHNVAAKGKYIAIASTTVETNDPEKEIKPALDLLEPIDQKFVSISDQYAPTDMGTDSQIFISRSYDATTHFETTCDDIKDIYRRMTGSDFDFAEMERRKQDIFGDAAE, encoded by the exons atgaatgaagaataCGACGTTATCGTTCTGGGCACAGGGCTCACG GAATGCATTTTATCAGGCATCATGTCGGTGAAGGGGAAGAAGGTTCTGCACATGGACCGCAACGCTTACTACGGAGCTGAGAGTGCCTCCATCACGCCTCTTGAAGAT CTCTACAAGCGCTTCAACCTTCCTGGCAAACCTCCTGAGTCAATGGGAAAAACCCGGGATTGGAATGTGGACCTCGTCCCTAAGTTCCTCATGGCCAACG GTCAGCTGGTCCGCATGCTGCTGATCACACAGGTGACTCGCTACCTGGATTTCAAAGTGATTGAGGGCAGCTTTGTGTACAAGGGAGGCAAAATCCATAAAGTCCCCTCGACTGAGACTGAGGCTCTGGCATCTA GTTTGATGGGGTTGTTTGAGAAACGGCGCTTCAAAAAGTTCCTGAGCTTCATCGCCAACTTTGACGAGAGCGACCCCAAAACCATGGAAGATGTCGACCCCAAGAAGACCACCATGAGGGATGTTTTCAAAAAGTTTAACCTGAGCCAGGATGTCTTGGAATTCACTGGCCACTCCCTCGCCCTCTACCGCACAGATGA gtACCTGGATCAGCCTTGCATCGAAACGATAAACAGGATAAAGCTTTACAGTGAGTCCCTGGCCAGATATGGCAAAAGCCCATACCTCTATCCACTGTACGGCCTGGGAGAGCTGCCACAAGGTTTTGCCAG GCTGAGTGCCATCTATGGTGGGACATATATGTTGAACAAGCCCATCGAGGAGATCGTGATGGAGAATGGGAAGGTGGTGGGAGTGAAGTCTGAGGGAGAG ATTGCCAGGTGCAAGCAACTGATCTGTGACCCCAGCTACGTCATGGATCGCACCAACAAAGTGGGTCAGGTGATCAGAGCCATCTGCATCTTGAGTCACCCCATCGGCAACACCGGCGAAGTCAACTCTTGCCAGATCATCATCCCCCAGTATCAGGTCAACAGGAAGCACG ACATCTACGTTTGTTTGATCTCCTTTGCTCACAACGTGGCAGCAAAGGGTAAATATATCGCCATCGCCAGCACCACGGTTGAGACAAACGACCCTGAGAAAGAGATCAAGCCGGCCCTGGACCTACTGGAGCCCATCGATCAGAAGTTTGTCAGCATTAGTGACCAGTATGCACCCACTGACATGGGCACCGACAGCCAG ATTTTCATCTCCCGTTCATACGACGCCACAACTCACTTTGAGACCACCTGCGACGACATCAAGGACATCTACCGGAGGATGACGGGCTCAGACTTTGACTTTGCCGAGATGGAGCGCAGGAAGCAGGACATCTTCGGCGACGCTGCAGAGTAG
- the asb13a.2 gene encoding ankyrin repeat and SOCS box protein 13 isoform X2, whose translation MEIENARPYFFGDTGCWSERTEVHKAASLGQASQLQHLIQSGASVNVVAVDSITPLHEACLRGDAQCVRLLLDAGAQVDARNVDGSTPLCEACSSGSLECVKLLLQHGAMANPALTSRTASPLHEACMAGNLDCVKLLIGVDACLEAYDLYYGTPLHVACANEHTDCVKVLLNAGAKVNAARLHETPLHYAAKSMQAEMIEILVEFGANIYARDQQDRKPVDYTTPGSPSAACLQFYETTPMSLQQLSRLAVRKKLGTRALKVMGQLHIPKLIISYLCYQ comes from the exons ATGGAAATTGAAAATGCTCGGCCATATTTCTTTGGGGACACCG GCTGCTGGTCAGAGAGAACAGAGGTGCACAAGGCAGCGTCCCTCGGCCAGGCCTCCCAACTGCAGCACCTCATCCAAAGCGGAGCTTCAGTCAATGTCGTGGCCGTAGACTCCATCACACCGCTGCACGAGGCCTGCCTCCGCGGAGATGCCCAGTGTGTCCGCCTGCTGCTGGACGCTGGAGCCCAG GTTGATGCAAGGAACGTAGACGGGAGCACCCCGCTGTGTGAAGCCTGTTCGTCTGGTAGTTTGGAGTGTGTGAAGCTCTTGCTGCAGCATGGAGCCATGGCCAACCCTGCCCTCACCTCCCGCACGGCCTCGCCCCTTCATGAGGCCTGCATGGCAG GGAACTTGGATTGTGTGAAGCTCCTGATTGGCGTGGATGCTTGTCTGGAGGCATATGACCTTTACTATGGGACCCCGCTGCATGTGGCCTGTGCTAatgaacacacagactgtgttaAAGTGCTGCTTAATGCAG GTGCTAAAGTGAATGCTGCCAGGCTGCATGAGACTCCGCTGCACTACGCTGCTAAGAGCATGCAGGCAGAGATGATAGAGATACTGGTGGAGTTCGGTGCCAACATCTACGCCAGAGATCAGCAGGACAGGAAACCTGTTGATTACACCACACCAggctctccctctgcagcctgcCTACAGTTTTATGAGA CCACTCCCATgagcctgcagcagctcagcaggttGGCGGTGAGGAAGAAGCTGGGAACCAGAGCTCTGAAGGTCATGGGTCAGCTGCACATACCAAAACTCATCATCAGCTACCTCTGCTATCAGTAG
- the asb13a.2 gene encoding ankyrin repeat and SOCS box protein 13 isoform X1 — MFTCTLCSAVTCVPPGCWSERTEVHKAASLGQASQLQHLIQSGASVNVVAVDSITPLHEACLRGDAQCVRLLLDAGAQVDARNVDGSTPLCEACSSGSLECVKLLLQHGAMANPALTSRTASPLHEACMAGNLDCVKLLIGVDACLEAYDLYYGTPLHVACANEHTDCVKVLLNAGAKVNAARLHETPLHYAAKSMQAEMIEILVEFGANIYARDQQDRKPVDYTTPGSPSAACLQFYETTPMSLQQLSRLAVRKKLGTRALKVMGQLHIPKLIISYLCYQ; from the exons ATGTTTACATGTACATTGTGTTCTGCTGTCACTTGTGTCCCTCCAGGCTGCTGGTCAGAGAGAACAGAGGTGCACAAGGCAGCGTCCCTCGGCCAGGCCTCCCAACTGCAGCACCTCATCCAAAGCGGAGCTTCAGTCAATGTCGTGGCCGTAGACTCCATCACACCGCTGCACGAGGCCTGCCTCCGCGGAGATGCCCAGTGTGTCCGCCTGCTGCTGGACGCTGGAGCCCAG GTTGATGCAAGGAACGTAGACGGGAGCACCCCGCTGTGTGAAGCCTGTTCGTCTGGTAGTTTGGAGTGTGTGAAGCTCTTGCTGCAGCATGGAGCCATGGCCAACCCTGCCCTCACCTCCCGCACGGCCTCGCCCCTTCATGAGGCCTGCATGGCAG GGAACTTGGATTGTGTGAAGCTCCTGATTGGCGTGGATGCTTGTCTGGAGGCATATGACCTTTACTATGGGACCCCGCTGCATGTGGCCTGTGCTAatgaacacacagactgtgttaAAGTGCTGCTTAATGCAG GTGCTAAAGTGAATGCTGCCAGGCTGCATGAGACTCCGCTGCACTACGCTGCTAAGAGCATGCAGGCAGAGATGATAGAGATACTGGTGGAGTTCGGTGCCAACATCTACGCCAGAGATCAGCAGGACAGGAAACCTGTTGATTACACCACACCAggctctccctctgcagcctgcCTACAGTTTTATGAGA CCACTCCCATgagcctgcagcagctcagcaggttGGCGGTGAGGAAGAAGCTGGGAACCAGAGCTCTGAAGGTCATGGGTCAGCTGCACATACCAAAACTCATCATCAGCTACCTCTGCTATCAGTAG
- the asb13a.1 gene encoding ankyrin repeat and SOCS box protein 13a.1 isoform X1, which produces MEMTPARRSFLCDTGFWADRTALHEAASHGRVLQLKQLIESGASVNMVTVDNITPLHEACIQARPNCARLLLEAGAQVDVRTIHGSTPLCNACASGSLECAKLLLEYGAKVNPSLTALTASPLHEACIQGNVEVVKLMIASGAHLEAYDVHFGPPLHIACAKGHMACVREVLKAGANVNSVKFHETALHHAARVDMVDMIELLVEFGANVYASDNLSKKPVDYTTPVSPTYTCLTFYESNPLSLQQLCRITVRMMLGTRASEAIGQLDISHRIQSYLQYCDHPTSLE; this is translated from the exons ATGGAAATGACACCTGCACGCCGTTCGTTTCTCTGCGATACCG GTTTCTGGGCAGACCGGACTGCCCTGCATGAAGCAGCGTCCCACGGCAGGgtcctgcagctgaaacagctgataGAAAGTGGGGCATCGGTCAACATGGTGACGGTGGACAACATCACTCCGCTTCATGAAGCCTGCATACAGGCTCGTCCAAACTGTGCCCGGCTGCTGCTGGAAGCTGGAGCCCAG GTGGATGTACGAACCATCCATGGCAGCACTCCTCTGTGTAATGCCTGTGCTTCTGGCAGCCTGGAGTGTGCCAAGCTGCTTTTGGAGTACGGAGCTAAAGTTAACCCGTCCCTCACAGCTCTCACCGCCTCACCACTCCATGAGGCCTGCATACAAG GTAATGTTGAAGTGGTGAAGTTGATGATAGCCAGTGGTGCCCACCTGGAGGCATATGATGTCCACTTCGGTCCTCCCCTCCACATCGCATGTGCCAAAGGACACATGGCCTGTGTCAGGGAGGTGCTTAAGGCAG GTGCCAATGTTAATTCAGTGAAGTTCCACGAGACAGCTTTGCACCATGCAGCAAGAGTCGACATGGTGGACATGATCGAGCTGTTGGTGGAGTTTGGAGCCAATGTGTATGCCAGCGATAACCTCAGTAAAAAGCCTGTAGACTACACGACACCTGTGTCTCCCACTTACACCTGCCTCACCTTTTATGAAA GTAATCCTCTGAGCCTGCAACAGCTTTGTAGAATCACTGTGAGGATGATGCTGGGTACTAGAGCCTCAGAGGCCATAGGTCAGCTGGACATATCCCACCGCATACAAAGCTACCTCCAGTACTGTGATCATCCCACGTCACTGGAGTGA
- the asb13a.1 gene encoding ankyrin repeat and SOCS box protein 13a.1 isoform X2 codes for MVTVDNITPLHEACIQARPNCARLLLEAGAQVDVRTIHGSTPLCNACASGSLECAKLLLEYGAKVNPSLTALTASPLHEACIQGNVEVVKLMIASGAHLEAYDVHFGPPLHIACAKGHMACVREVLKAGANVNSVKFHETALHHAARVDMVDMIELLVEFGANVYASDNLSKKPVDYTTPVSPTYTCLTFYESNPLSLQQLCRITVRMMLGTRASEAIGQLDISHRIQSYLQYCDHPTSLE; via the exons ATGGTGACGGTGGACAACATCACTCCGCTTCATGAAGCCTGCATACAGGCTCGTCCAAACTGTGCCCGGCTGCTGCTGGAAGCTGGAGCCCAG GTGGATGTACGAACCATCCATGGCAGCACTCCTCTGTGTAATGCCTGTGCTTCTGGCAGCCTGGAGTGTGCCAAGCTGCTTTTGGAGTACGGAGCTAAAGTTAACCCGTCCCTCACAGCTCTCACCGCCTCACCACTCCATGAGGCCTGCATACAAG GTAATGTTGAAGTGGTGAAGTTGATGATAGCCAGTGGTGCCCACCTGGAGGCATATGATGTCCACTTCGGTCCTCCCCTCCACATCGCATGTGCCAAAGGACACATGGCCTGTGTCAGGGAGGTGCTTAAGGCAG GTGCCAATGTTAATTCAGTGAAGTTCCACGAGACAGCTTTGCACCATGCAGCAAGAGTCGACATGGTGGACATGATCGAGCTGTTGGTGGAGTTTGGAGCCAATGTGTATGCCAGCGATAACCTCAGTAAAAAGCCTGTAGACTACACGACACCTGTGTCTCCCACTTACACCTGCCTCACCTTTTATGAAA GTAATCCTCTGAGCCTGCAACAGCTTTGTAGAATCACTGTGAGGATGATGCTGGGTACTAGAGCCTCAGAGGCCATAGGTCAGCTGGACATATCCCACCGCATACAAAGCTACCTCCAGTACTGTGATCATCCCACGTCACTGGAGTGA